From one bacterium genomic stretch:
- a CDS encoding DUF2242 domain-containing protein — translation MRGLDKLVSVILGIMVLGTGCATFKPSKEVFSNKDINTRIYNASTETCWLALKQTLLKNNFAIEKEENQSQIQATKSFEKKALTVNVVLQVNLQPYENDRTQIFLNATQITKKTYTSRRTTMLLLIPVPTGTDASQTQTEKTIEDEKFYNAFFDQIAAEIKNLTGK, via the coding sequence ATGAGGGGATTGGATAAGTTAGTAAGTGTTATTCTTGGAATTATGGTTCTGGGAACGGGATGTGCTACTTTCAAACCATCAAAGGAAGTTTTTTCAAACAAAGATATTAATACAAGGATATATAATGCTTCAACAGAGACATGCTGGTTAGCATTAAAACAGACACTTCTAAAAAATAACTTTGCCATAGAAAAAGAAGAAAATCAATCTCAGATACAGGCAACAAAAAGTTTTGAAAAAAAGGCATTAACTGTAAATGTTGTTCTTCAAGTAAATCTTCAACCATATGAAAATGACAGAACGCAGATTTTTCTTAATGCAACCCAGATTACAAAAAAAACTTATACTTCAAGAAGAACAACAATGTTGCTGTTAATCCCAGTACCCACAGGAACAGATGCTTCACAAACACAAACAGAAAAAACAATTGAGGATGAAAAATTTTACAATGCTTTTTTTGACCAGATAGCAGCGGAAATAAAAAATTTAACAGGAAAGTGA